The stretch of DNA GGGCAATATCGTTGGTCAGGTCAACGGGGAAACCGTAGGTGTCGTAGAGGGTAAAGATGATCGAGCCCGGGATCTCGCTGCCCTCCATCCCGGCAATCGCCTCCTCGAGGACCTTCATCCCCTTGTCGAGGGTTTTGGCGAACTGCTCCTCTTCCTGCAGCAGCACCCGCTCAACCAGCGCCTGCTGCTCCTTGAGCTCGGGATAGGCTTCCCCCATCTCGGCCACCAACGCCGCCACCAGCTTGTGGAAGAAGGGCTGCTTCTGCCCCAGCTGGTTACCGTGGCGAATGGCCCGACGAATGATGCGGCGCAGCACATAACCCCGACCCTCGTTGGAGGGGATTACCCCATCAACCACCAGGAAGGAGCAGGAGCGGATATGATCCGCGATCACCCGCAGGGATTTGTTTTCCAGATCGTCGGTGGCGGTTTCCCGGGCAGCCTCCTTCAGCAGGTTCTGGAACAGGTCGATCTCGTAGTTGCTGTGAACCGACTGCATCACCGCGGCAATGCGCTCCAGCCCCATACCGGTATCCACCGAAGGCTTGGGCAGCGGTGCCATGGTGCCATCGGCACTGCGATTGAACTGCATGAAGACGACGTTCCAGATCTCGATGTAGCGATCGCCATCCTCTTCGGGAGAACCGGGAGGCCCACCCCAGATCTCCTCTCCGTGGTCGTAGAAGATCTCGGTACAGGGACCACAGGGGCCTGTATCCCCCATCGCCCAGAAGTTATCGGAGTTGTACCGCCCACCCTTGTCGCCGATACGGATGATACGGTCGACCGGCACACCAATCACCTGGCTCCAGACATCAAAGGCTTCGTCATCCTCCTGGTAAACCGTCACCCACAGTTTTTCGGTGGAGATATTGAGCCACTCGCTGGAGGTCAGGAACTCCCAGGCGAACTGAATGGCATCACGCTTGAAATAGTCACCGAAGCTGAAGTTACCCAGCATCTCGAAGAAAGTGTGGTGGCGCGCGGTGTAGCCTACATTTTCAAGGTCATTGTGTTTGCCACCGGCCCGTACGCAGCGTTGGGAAGTGGTGGCCCGGCTGTAGGGACGCTTGTCATCGCCGAGAAAAACATCCTTGAACTGCACCATGCCCGCATTGGTGAACAACAGGGTGGGATCATTTCCTGGAACCAGAGAGCTGCTGGCCACAATCTGGTGCTGTTTACTGGCAAAGTAGTTCAGAAATGCACTGCGAATCTCTGTTGTCTTCATAGACCTGACCTGGAATCCCTCGAGCGTGTAAGGTACCGGCACCAAGGCGCCTGCATAGAAAAAAGTAGCGCATTATATAACGAGGCCCAGCCATCGCAAAATGGCCGGGCCTCCTGATCGGCTTGAATTCAGGGGAAAACTCCCCTCTGCAGGCTATTTTTTCGCTTTCATTGACTCAAGGCGGGCAAACAGACTGGAGGTGTCCCAGCGATTGCCCCCCATCGCCTGCACCTCGGAGTAGAACTGGTCCACCACCGCGGTGACCGGCAGATGGCTCCCATTCTTGCGTGCTTCGCTCAACACAATATCCAGGTCCTTACGCATCCAGTCCACCGCAAAGCCATGCTCAAACTCACCCGCGAGCATGGTTTTATAGCGATTTTCCATCTGCCATGACTGCGCCGCTCCCTTGGAGATCACCTCCACCACCGCCTCGGCATCGAGACCGGCATTGCGGGCAAAATGCAGCCCTTCGGAAAGCCCCTGCACAACACCGGCAATACAGATCTGGTTCACCATCTTGGTCAACTGGCCGGCTCCGGCCGGTCCCATCAGGCGCACCGAGCGAGCGAAGGCCTGGATCAGTGGCTCTGCCTGTGCGAACACCCCGGCGTCCCCCCCCACCATGACCGTCAGCACTCCGTTCTCGGCTCCCGCCTGCCCACCGGAGACCGGGGCGTCAAGGAACCCGACCCCCTGGCTGGCCGCCGCCGCAGCCAATTCACGGGCCACCTCCGCCGAAGCCGTGGTGTGGTCAATAAAGATCGCCCCTTCTCGCATCCCTGCAAAAGCGCCCTCGTTACCGAGGGTCACCGCCCGCAGGTCATCATCGTTACCCACACAAGCAAAGACGAAGTCCGCCCCCTCGGCCGCCTCGGCCGGGGTCATCGCCGACTCGCCACCGTAAGTGTCGACCCAGGCTGCTGCCTTGGCCGCCGTACGGTTGTAGACCCTGACCTCATTCCCCTGTTTGGCCAGATACCCCGCCATGGGGTACCCCATCACCCCCAACCCGATAAACGCTACCCGTGCCGACATCCGATCGCCCCCCTCAGTAAGTGCAAGATTCAATGCTTCCCAGTGTACAACAATGCCTGTTGCCGGCAACCGGCACAGAGGGGTCAGGGGTCAGGGGTCAGGGGTCAGGGGTCAGGGGTCAGGGGTCAGGGGTCAGGGGTCAATATGAAGCCACCTCGCCCCGGCAAGTAAAACGACCAAAGGTCGCGCACAGCCGCTAAGGGCAGATGAGAACGCTAATGGGAACGGCGCGCCCGCCCCTGATCGATACCACTGAAGGCGTTCATCCACCCCTCATAGTCGGAGTCTTCACTGGGAAGAATACGAAACCCGGCGCAGGTGGAGCCGCCATCAGAGGGAGAACACCAGCACACCTCGGCACTCAACAGGTAGCGACGCTGGTGATCGGTGACGGAGATACAGATTTGCAGCACAGTCCCAACCGCCACCTCCTGGTCGAGAATGGCCCTGAACCCCTGCTGCGAGATATCCCGTGTGCGGGCCGACACCGTTTCCCCGCTTAACAGATGATCGTAGGAGGAAGCGGCCATTTGCACCAATACCCGCTCAACCCGGGGTACCCGGTTCCCTCGACGCTGCTCGTTCGCCACGCTCTAATCCCCATAAGCTGTCTTTGAGAATGACATTAAGCATAGACCAGTTTACGAAACCCGCGTCAGTCGGGGCGCTCAGCGCGATACGCCAGTAGCGCATCCATCTCGGGCAGGCATCCGGGCTCTCGGTGGTTACGCGCCTCCAGATAGGCGTGACAAAACACCCTGAAGTAGTTCTGCAGCTGGGTCGCCGACTCCAGCTCCCCCTCCCCTCGCAACAGCTCAACCGCCACTTCCGCCGTGCAGAGCTGGCGATCGCTGCGGGATCGGCGAAGCCCATAGCTCGAGGGCGACTCCGGTTCCAGTGACAACAGCGGCAGTCCGTGCAGGTAGGGGCTTTTGCGGTAGATCTTCAGCGCCTGCTGCCAGGTACCGTCCAGCAGCAGAAAAGCCCTGCGCCCCGCTCCCTTCTCGGAAAAAGCAGCCGATCGCGGGTTAAGTGGTGCCATCTCACGGGGAAACACCAGCACCGGTCGATAGCGAGCATCCTCCAGCAACGCCAACAGCTCGGCATCGGGTTCGGTCCGCTGCCAGCGAAAGAAGCGCACATCGGGGAGGCAGGCGCCGATCAGGCGAGCGCTGTTGCTGGGTTTAAAAAACTCCTTGCGATGGGTGAGGATCCAGAAGCTGCAACCGGAGGGAAGCCGCGGACGGTAGCCACAGATGCAGGCCCCCACGGGCAACTGGCACTCTGTACAGCGCTTAACCCCGGCCCCGCGCCCCTCATAGTTCAACCCCACAGCTCGCCTCCGCTACTTGAAGATGGTTGCCGGCGGTTCGGCAGAAACGCCTCGGGGAGAGCTTAAGCCGGCGCCAGGTACCAGCGCCAGTCCTGTTCCCCCACCTCCCCCATAAAACTTTGGTACTCCCGCCGCTTCACCGCCAGGTAAACCCGCAGAAATTCGGCCCCAAAAGCCTCGGCGGCCCAGCTCGACCCGGCCAACAAATTGAGGCTGCTGAGCCAGTCGGTAGGAATCGCCTGCTGCTCCTGCAGGTAACCGTTGCCCTCGGTAATGGGACCCGGAGGTATACGGTTGCGGACTCCGTGCTCAATGGCCGCCAGTACCGCCGCCGCTGCCAGGTAGGGATTGGCATCGGCGCCACAGATCCGGTGTTCGATATGACGACTGGCGGCGGCGCCACCCGGAATACGGAACGAGACGGTACGATTGTTCACCCCCCAGTTGCGCCCCAGCGGCGCATAGCTATTGGACTGGAAGCGCCGATAGGAGTTGGCATTGGGGCAAAACAGGGCCAGCGACTCCGACAGGCGATCCATCATGCCACCGATCGAATGGTGCAGCAGGGGGGTCCCGGTTGGGTCCTCGCTGGCGTACAGGTTATTACCCTCGGCATCAGCAAGACTCACGTGAAGGTGCATACCGGAACCCGCCAGCTCGCCGAAGGGTTTGGCCATAAAGCACGCCTGATACCCGTGCCGGGCCGCAACGCCCTTCACGACCCGCTTGTAACGAACCCCTTCATCCACGGCCTGCAGGGCGTCACTGCGATGCTCCAGGGTAAGCTCGAGCTGGCCCGGCGCATACTCGGAGATGGCGGTGCGTAATGGCAGCCCCTGGGCGGCGCAGGCCTCATAGAGGTCATCGAGAAAGGGGTGCAACTGCTCCAGCTCGGCGACCCCATACACCTGGGGCGATGCGGGTCGCTGCCCATCGGCCTGTAGGGCCGGCTGCGGAGAACCGCAGGCATCGGGACGCTGATCCAATAGATAGAACTCCAGTTCAACCGCCATCACCGGGTGATACCCTCCCTGCCGCAGGCGCTCGATGGTCCTGGTCAGCACCTGTCGCGGGTCCGCTACCGCGGCGGGCAACCCGCTCTGCGGATGCATTGCAACCTGTACCTGTGCCGTTGGCCGGCTGCGCCAGGTCTGGCGCGCCAGGCTGCCGGCGATCGGGTAGGTCCAGCAGTCGGCGTCGGCCACATCCCACACCAGCCCACTCTCCTCCACATCCTCCCCCTGAATGGTGAGAGCCATGATAGAGCTGGGCAAAGGTCGACCACTGCGATAGATCGGCAACAGTTCCGAGCGGTGGAGCAGCTTGCCCCGGGGCACACCGTTGGGGTCGATCAAAAACAGCTCAACGGCTTCAATATCGGGGTTTTCATCGAGGAAGCGGCGAGCCTCCTCCTCATTAGCGAAATTCATCATGGATTACCTCTATCGGCTGGGGCAGCGCCATCTCGGGTCGTAGCCCCTCTAAAAAGACCTAACTGCGGGCACCGGGTATGGCCAACAGTTCCCCTATGCCCTGGTCCAGGGTCTCAATCAGGCGAGCCACATCCTCCCGGCTGGTGTCGGGGCAACAGAGGGTCATGTTGTGAAAGGGGGTAATCAGGATACCTCGGTTGATCAGGTAGAGATGGAGGGCCATCTGCAATTCATCGTGGAATGCCGCCTCCGCCTGCGCCCCTGTTTTGGGAGGAGTGGGGCAAAACTGGAACTCGCATCGAGCCCCTAGCTGGGTCACAGACCACTGCAGGCGGTGGTCACGAATCACCCGACGAAAGCCCTCCGCAAGCTCAGCGGCCAGCGGCAGCATATGGTCGTAGGCCTGCTGGGTCATCACCTGCTCCAGGTTAGCCCGCATGCAATGCATGGCCAGCGCATTGGCCGACAGGGTGGTGCCCATGCCACTGTGCCCGTGCCCCGCTGTCTCTTCGCTGGATCCCTTGCCCACAGACGCCATCGCCTCGGCCATCTCCGCGCTACAACCATAGACACCGCAAGGCACGCCGCCGGCAATTGGTTTGCCGACCACAAAGAAGTCAGGGTCCAGCTCCCACTGGCGGGTGCACCCCCCCATCCCGGTCGAGATGGTATGGGTCTCGTCGATCACCAACAGGCTACCGTACCGGCGGGTCAACTCCCGGCACTTGGCCATGAAGCCAGGGTCAGGCAGCACCATGCCAATATTGGTCATCGCCGGTTCACACAACAGGGCTGCCACATCCCCCTGTGCGAGGGCCGCTTCGAGCGCCTCCAGGTCATTAAAAGGGATTGAACGGCTGTATTGGGTCAGGTCATAGGCTTGCCCCACCAACCCCGAACGGTGCACTGTCTGCCCCTCGCGACAGCGCACCATGACATCGTCAACGGTGCCGTGGTAGCAGCCATCAAACACCAGCAACACCTTGCGCTGGGTAATGGCACGCGCCCAGCGCACCACAAACCGGTTGGCATCGGTGGCAGTGGTAGTGACCTGCCAGTAGGGCAAACCGAAGCGCTGGCTGAGCAGCTCCCCGCAGTGGATCGCGTCCTCCCCCGGCAGCATGGTAGTTAATCCACGGGCACCCTGCTCGGCTATCGCATGGGCGATGGGATCCGGTGAGTGGCCAAACATAGTGCCCGTGTCCCCCAGGCAAAAGTCGACATACTCATGGCCATCCACATCGTAAAAACGCGCCCCCTTGGCGTGACTGACAAACAGCGGAACCGGAGTTGACCAGTCAGACATCCAGTGCATGGGTACCCCCTTGTAGAGGGAAGCACGTGCCCGCTCGGCCATCGCAACGGACTGGGGGTTATTAGATAGAAAACGCTCGCTTTCACGAGCTGAAAAAAGCGCCACCGCGCTGGAATCGATACCACTGGAAGTCATTATATTGAACGCCGTGTTTTATTTTATTTACAGTCGGTCAAGAATGACGGGATATTCCAGTGGCGTCAAGCAGCAGAACAACGGCCGCTACAAGAATTTAACGGGCCTCGTCGACCACCCCGTTTTCCAGCGTTCCCAGCCCCTCCACCTGCAGACTGACAACATCCCCGTGTTTCATCCATTTGGGCGGACGGAAGGAAAAACCAACCCCGGCCGGTGTGCCGGTGGCGATCACATCTCCGGGTTTAAGGGTCATGCATTCACTGAGGATAATGACCAGCCGCTCCATATCGAAGCACAGGTGATCGATGTTGCTGTCCTGCACCAGCTCACCATTGAGTCGGGTCTGCAGTCGTGCCCCCTTCAATCCCCGCGGAAGCTCATCGGCGGTGACCAGATAGGGACCCAGCGCCCCTGTACTGTCAAAATTCTTGCCGATACACCACTGTGGGGTTTTCATCTGATAATCACGAATGGAGGCATCATTGAAGATGCAGTAGCCGGCTATCGCATCCAGCGCATTATCAGGAGTAGCATGACGGATTTTTTTGCCGATGATGATAGCGACCTCGACTTCGTAATCGAGCTTATCCGAGCAGGCAGGACGAACAATATCCTCACCATGTGCAATCAATGAACCGGCGGTACGCAGGAAGATCTCGGGGTACTCAAGCACCTCACCACCGGACTCCTTGGCATGGTCGGCGTAGTTGCGGCCGATGCAGATCACCTTCTCGGGGTTATCCACCACCGGTAGCAGCCTGATCTGGTCATAGCTGATCAGGTGCTCTTGATGGTCACCTGCAGCCAATGCCTCAAGTTGAGGCCTCCACTGTTCGAGCTGTTCCAGCAAACCACGCATGTTCCGAGGCAGCGAGGGTAAAGCGCTCGCAAGATCGAGAATGCGTTCACCCACCACAAGCCCAACACCCTGCTGCTGGCTCGACCGGTTAATAAAGTTGATCAATTTCATAAGGACTCTTTCTCAAGTAATGAGGATCTCTCATCAGTATCTCCAAGCTGAACTTCTTAGCTCGATGAACTGTGAACAGATAGGCTATTAATTAATTTTTGTGAGCAAATCTCGCTCTTCAAAAAACGCAAGGATATTCTTTATAGCACAACCGACCATGGCGCCGCGACACTGTGCCGTTGCGCTGCCGATGTGAGGAGCCAGGGTCACGTTAGGTAACGTCAAAAGACCGGGGTTTACCTTCGGCTCATCTTCATAGACATCGAGCCCTGCTGCGGCGAGGTGCCCTCCTTTCATGGCATCCACCAGGGCTTGCTCATCGACCAAGGGACCACGACCGGTATTGATTAATACCGCATCGGGCTTCATCGCCGAAATTCGCTCGGCATTCATAATGTGCCGGGTTGACTCATTTAAGGGACAGTTGATTGACACGATATCGGCCTCTCCCAGCATAGCGTCCAGGTCGGCATAGAAGGTTGCCTCCAGTGCAGCAGCGGCCTCTGGCTTTGGGTTAGGACCGTGGTAGAGGATCTCCATATTGAACGCCCTGGCGCGGCGCGCAACCGCCTGCCCAATCTCGCCAAAGCCGATGATGCCCAACCGGGTTCCGTGTACCGTTTTACCCAGAGCGCCCACCGGCTGCGTGTCACTCCACTGCCCTTCACGTAAAAAACGCTCGTTGGCTGTGAGCTGACGACTGGCGGCGAGGATCAACAGGAACGCCAGGTCGGCCGTGTCCTCCGTAACCACTGGCGTTGTAGTCACACTGATCCCGCGAGCCGAAGCTGCCTCAAGGTCAATATGATCGTAACCGACCCCGATACTGGCGATCAGTTTGATGGAGTCGGGAAGTTGAGCAATCAAGGTGGCATCAATGGGGTCGAGTACAGTAGTCAAGATCGCCTGTGCCCCCTCGAAGACCGAGGGGTCCCCCTCATAGAGTTTGGTTTGCAGCGTTTCACCATTGGCGGTCAGCGGGGGCAAGGGTAGCGGGCGGATCAAAACAAAGGTAGAGGTCATAACTGCTTCTCTATAGGGTTGCGTATGGAAAGGGCTGCGTTGGGCGTCCCGGTTACAGAAAATCGTTCAACAGGGCCAGCAACTCATCGGGCTTTTCCTGCGCCGGGTAGTGCCCGCACTCGAGACCGGCACCGCGGACATCGATCGCCTTATCCTGCCAGGTTGCAAGAACATCAAAGAGCTGTCCCATGGGACCCAGCGTACCCCACACCACCAACAGGGGGCAGCTGATCTTTTTGTGCTGATCAGCCCGGTCGTGCTCCAGATCAATGGTCGCTCCGGCGCGATAGTCCTCACAGGTGGCATGAATCACTGCAGGATCCGTCATATTGGCTTCGAAGGCAGCCAACACCTCCGGCTCAATCGCCTCAACACCGCCAAGCCGTGACCCCAGCCCCCGATGCAGGTAGATCAAGGGGTCTCCGCCGATCAGCCGTTCTGGCAGCGGGTGTGGCTGGGTAAGAAAAAACCAGTGAAAGTAGGCCTGGGCACTGGCGTGAGTAACCTGCTCGTAGAAAGTACGGGTTGGAATAATATCGATCAGGGTTGCATTGAGTACCCGGTCCGGGTGGTCCAGACAGAGTCGGTGGGTCACCCTTGCCCCCCGGTCATGCCCGACAACCCGGAAGCGCTCGTGCCCCAGCGCATCCATAATCGCAATCATATCGCTCGCCATGGCGCGCTTGCTGTAGTTGGCATGATCGGCTGTACCGACCGGCTTATCGCTGGCGCCGTAGCCCCGCAGGTCGGGGCAGATCACCTGATAGCCTTCAGCTACCAGCTTCGGTGCCAAATCCCACCAACACAGATGGGTTTCCGGGTAACCGTGTATCAGCAGCAGGGGTTCTCCCTCTCCGGCGATATAAACGCAGATAGAGAGATCACCACTGCGTACAAAACGCTGTTCAAATTGCTGCATGCCAAACCTCTGCTCATTATTATTGGTGGTTAGCGCGGGCGGAAACCCCTATCACTCAGGCTCAAGGAGCATTATAGAAAGCAAAACCGGGGGGCGATCACCCCCCATTTGGGGGTATAAAATACTACAAAGCCCCTTCTTTTCGCCCTCCCCAACCACTCCTGATGCCACCAGAACGCCTCTCACTCCTATTCAGAATGCAGACTGACAATGGATATGGAACTCCGGCGGTCATCGACTAAACTCGATAGTCAGCCTTACCTTCTTCAGGGTGCGCCCTGCGCCCCTTCGCCTGAGGAGACCATCATGCTCCCGACTCCATGCAACAACTGGTGTGCCCTGCCTCACTTTCTCACGGCAGCCCTACTGACATCAGCGGGAGTGGCTTCGGCCCAAAGCGGAGCTGGCATCTATGAGGGAAAACCCGTACCCATAGGCAATGGCACCGCCCGAACGGTGGTTAAAAGTAACGGGCAGGGAGAGGTGATTTCAATCGGGGTCGTGTTTACACCCGAGATGCTCGAAGGTCTGCCCAGTGCGTATCAGGGTGAGTCCCCGAACTTTCCCTACCCGCTATCGATGCCGACAACCGGGCCAGCAACAATGGTTGATCACGTCCTAATCAACTGGGAGTCAGAGGGGCATCCACCACAAAAGGTTTACGACGTACCGCATTTTGACTTCCATTTTTACCTGGTCAGTCCATCGGAGCGGATGAAGGTTTCTTTTGGCAGCCCCGAGGAGTCCGCGGCCCCTGAACAGCAGCCATCGACCGACCTCCTGCCCGAAGGCTACCTTCTGCCACCAGGCACCGCCGTACCCCAAATGGGCGCGCATGCGATCGACCCGACTGCGGCCGAATTCAATCAGCAGCCTTTTACCACCACCTTTATTTACGGCTACTACAACCGGCAACAGACTTTCCTCGAGCCGATGATCTCTCTGGCGTTCCTTCAGTCCAGGCCCGACTTCACGAGCGCGGTACCTCGGCCCCAAGCCTACAGCAAGCCGGGACCCTACCCCTCCAGCTACAGCGTCAAATATCACCCGGCCACCAACCTGTACGAGGTTTCCCTAGGGGAAATACGCTAGTCGGGAGATACAACAGAGGACAAATGGCTCTGGGTGAGAGTTAATCCATCAGGGAACTGATCTGGTCAAAACTGAATCCACGATACTGGAAAAAGCGGATACGGCGCGCCTTTTCAGCCGCGTTAGCGGCGGGCGCTCCAGCAAACTTGCGCTGATTCAGCTCCGCCAATAGCGCAAACCAGTCAACCGGGATGCCGGACAGCACCCGCTCGTAAAGCGCTTCCTGTACCCCCCGTTGGCGGAGTTCACCCCTTATGCGCGCAGGGCCCTGATACCGGGCCAGTCGGCTACGGATAAAACTCTCTGTAAAGCGCTCATCGCTCTGCAGGTTTTCATCGGCCAATCGATCGAGTTCAGGGTCAACCAGCTCCTGCGAAAAGCGCCGTTGCAGCTTTTCAAACAGTTCCTGGCGGGAGTGCTCACGGCGCGCCAGCAGGTTCATGGCGGCGCGCCGGATATCGGCGGATTCAGACATCGAGTGCCTAGGCCTCGGTGGGTTCTTCCTTGCTCACCACAGCGCCACTGGCGGGAATATCGAAGTGCAGGCGAATCTTGTCCTCAATCTCCTTCGCCATGACCGGGTTATCCTCAAGGAACTGGGCGGCGTTGGCCTTGCCCTGGCCGATCTTGTCCCCATTATAGGAGTACCAGGCGCCGGCCTTGTCGATCAGTCCCAACTTGACACCCAGGTCGATCACCTCACCCATATGGTAGATGCCCTGGCCATAAAGAATCTGGAACTCGGCCTGTTTGAAGGGGGGAGAGACCTTGTTCTTGACCACCTTGACCCGGGTCTCGTTACCGATCACCTCTTCCCCCTGCTTGACCGAGCCGGTACGGCGAATATCAAGACGCACGGAGGCATAGAATTTCAGCGCATTACCGCCAGTGGTGGTTTCCGGGTTACCGAACATCACCCCGATCTTCATACGGATCTGGTTGATGAAGATCACCAGGCAGTTGGCCTGCTTGATGGAGCCGGTCAGCTTACGCAGCGCCTGCGACATCAGGCGCGCCTGCAGGCCCACGTGGTGATCTCCCATCTCGCCTTCGATCTCGGCCTTTGGGGTCAGGGCCGCCACCGAGTCGACGATCACCACATCAACGGCGTTGGAGCGCACCAGCATATCGGTAATCTCCAACGCCTGTTCGCCGGTATCGGGCTGGGAGACGTAGAGGTCATCGACATTAACTCCCAGTTTGCCGGCATAATCGGGG from Aestuariirhabdus litorea encodes:
- a CDS encoding NAD(P)-dependent oxidoreductase; this encodes MNLALTEGGDRMSARVAFIGLGVMGYPMAGYLAKQGNEVRVYNRTAAKAAAWVDTYGGESAMTPAEAAEGADFVFACVGNDDDLRAVTLGNEGAFAGMREGAIFIDHTTASAEVARELAAAAASQGVGFLDAPVSGGQAGAENGVLTVMVGGDAGVFAQAEPLIQAFARSVRLMGPAGAGQLTKMVNQICIAGVVQGLSEGLHFARNAGLDAEAVVEVISKGAAQSWQMENRYKTMLAGEFEHGFAVDWMRKDLDIVLSEARKNGSHLPVTAVVDQFYSEVQAMGGNRWDTSSLFARLESMKAKK
- a CDS encoding PilZ domain-containing protein encodes the protein MANEQRRGNRVPRVERVLVQMAASSYDHLLSGETVSARTRDISQQGFRAILDQEVAVGTVLQICISVTDHQRRYLLSAEVCWCSPSDGGSTCAGFRILPSEDSDYEGWMNAFSGIDQGRARRSH
- a CDS encoding tRNA-uridine aminocarboxypropyltransferase, with the translated sequence MGLNYEGRGAGVKRCTECQLPVGACICGYRPRLPSGCSFWILTHRKEFFKPSNSARLIGACLPDVRFFRWQRTEPDAELLALLEDARYRPVLVFPREMAPLNPRSAAFSEKGAGRRAFLLLDGTWQQALKIYRKSPYLHGLPLLSLEPESPSSYGLRRSRSDRQLCTAEVAVELLRGEGELESATQLQNYFRVFCHAYLEARNHREPGCLPEMDALLAYRAERPD
- a CDS encoding glutamine synthetase family protein, producing MMNFANEEEARRFLDENPDIEAVELFLIDPNGVPRGKLLHRSELLPIYRSGRPLPSSIMALTIQGEDVEESGLVWDVADADCWTYPIAGSLARQTWRSRPTAQVQVAMHPQSGLPAAVADPRQVLTRTIERLRQGGYHPVMAVELEFYLLDQRPDACGSPQPALQADGQRPASPQVYGVAELEQLHPFLDDLYEACAAQGLPLRTAISEYAPGQLELTLEHRSDALQAVDEGVRYKRVVKGVAARHGYQACFMAKPFGELAGSGMHLHVSLADAEGNNLYASEDPTGTPLLHHSIGGMMDRLSESLALFCPNANSYRRFQSNSYAPLGRNWGVNNRTVSFRIPGGAAASRHIEHRICGADANPYLAAAAVLAAIEHGVRNRIPPGPITEGNGYLQEQQAIPTDWLSSLNLLAGSSWAAEAFGAEFLRVYLAVKRREYQSFMGEVGEQDWRWYLAPA
- a CDS encoding aspartate aminotransferase family protein, which produces MTSSGIDSSAVALFSARESERFLSNNPQSVAMAERARASLYKGVPMHWMSDWSTPVPLFVSHAKGARFYDVDGHEYVDFCLGDTGTMFGHSPDPIAHAIAEQGARGLTTMLPGEDAIHCGELLSQRFGLPYWQVTTTATDANRFVVRWARAITQRKVLLVFDGCYHGTVDDVMVRCREGQTVHRSGLVGQAYDLTQYSRSIPFNDLEALEAALAQGDVAALLCEPAMTNIGMVLPDPGFMAKCRELTRRYGSLLVIDETHTISTGMGGCTRQWELDPDFFVVGKPIAGGVPCGVYGCSAEMAEAMASVGKGSSEETAGHGHSGMGTTLSANALAMHCMRANLEQVMTQQAYDHMLPLAAELAEGFRRVIRDHRLQWSVTQLGARCEFQFCPTPPKTGAQAEAAFHDELQMALHLYLINRGILITPFHNMTLCCPDTSREDVARLIETLDQGIGELLAIPGARS
- a CDS encoding fumarylacetoacetate hydrolase family protein; translation: MKLINFINRSSQQQGVGLVVGERILDLASALPSLPRNMRGLLEQLEQWRPQLEALAAGDHQEHLISYDQIRLLPVVDNPEKVICIGRNYADHAKESGGEVLEYPEIFLRTAGSLIAHGEDIVRPACSDKLDYEVEVAIIIGKKIRHATPDNALDAIAGYCIFNDASIRDYQMKTPQWCIGKNFDSTGALGPYLVTADELPRGLKGARLQTRLNGELVQDSNIDHLCFDMERLVIILSECMTLKPGDVIATGTPAGVGFSFRPPKWMKHGDVVSLQVEGLGTLENGVVDEAR
- a CDS encoding 2-hydroxyacid dehydrogenase gives rise to the protein MTSTFVLIRPLPLPPLTANGETLQTKLYEGDPSVFEGAQAILTTVLDPIDATLIAQLPDSIKLIASIGVGYDHIDLEAASARGISVTTTPVVTEDTADLAFLLILAASRQLTANERFLREGQWSDTQPVGALGKTVHGTRLGIIGFGEIGQAVARRARAFNMEILYHGPNPKPEAAAALEATFYADLDAMLGEADIVSINCPLNESTRHIMNAERISAMKPDAVLINTGRGPLVDEQALVDAMKGGHLAAAGLDVYEDEPKVNPGLLTLPNVTLAPHIGSATAQCRGAMVGCAIKNILAFFEERDLLTKIN
- a CDS encoding alpha/beta fold hydrolase, producing MQQFEQRFVRSGDLSICVYIAGEGEPLLLIHGYPETHLCWWDLAPKLVAEGYQVICPDLRGYGASDKPVGTADHANYSKRAMASDMIAIMDALGHERFRVVGHDRGARVTHRLCLDHPDRVLNATLIDIIPTRTFYEQVTHASAQAYFHWFFLTQPHPLPERLIGGDPLIYLHRGLGSRLGGVEAIEPEVLAAFEANMTDPAVIHATCEDYRAGATIDLEHDRADQHKKISCPLLVVWGTLGPMGQLFDVLATWQDKAIDVRGAGLECGHYPAQEKPDELLALLNDFL
- a CDS encoding DUF5602 domain-containing protein, with the protein product MLPTPCNNWCALPHFLTAALLTSAGVASAQSGAGIYEGKPVPIGNGTARTVVKSNGQGEVISIGVVFTPEMLEGLPSAYQGESPNFPYPLSMPTTGPATMVDHVLINWESEGHPPQKVYDVPHFDFHFYLVSPSERMKVSFGSPEESAAPEQQPSTDLLPEGYLLPPGTAVPQMGAHAIDPTAAEFNQQPFTTTFIYGYYNRQQTFLEPMISLAFLQSRPDFTSAVPRPQAYSKPGPYPSSYSVKYHPATNLYEVSLGEIR
- a CDS encoding regulatory protein RecX, whose product is MSESADIRRAAMNLLARREHSRQELFEKLQRRFSQELVDPELDRLADENLQSDERFTESFIRSRLARYQGPARIRGELRQRGVQEALYERVLSGIPVDWFALLAELNQRKFAGAPAANAAEKARRIRFFQYRGFSFDQISSLMD
- the recA gene encoding recombinase RecA, producing MDQNKQKALSAALSQIERQFGKGAVMRMGDHEREAIPAISTGSLALDIALGIGGLPKGRIVEIYGPESSGKTTLTLQVIAEAQKAGATCAFVDAEHALDPDYAGKLGVNVDDLYVSQPDTGEQALEITDMLVRSNAVDVVIVDSVAALTPKAEIEGEMGDHHVGLQARLMSQALRKLTGSIKQANCLVIFINQIRMKIGVMFGNPETTTGGNALKFYASVRLDIRRTGSVKQGEEVIGNETRVKVVKNKVSPPFKQAEFQILYGQGIYHMGEVIDLGVKLGLIDKAGAWYSYNGDKIGQGKANAAQFLEDNPVMAKEIEDKIRLHFDIPASGAVVSKEEPTEA